A window of Fibrobacter sp. UWB15 genomic DNA:
AAAAAGAGCTAAAGCCACACCAGAGGCATATTTGAACAAAGTATCCATTATTTTGCCTCCTTTTCAATCTTCTTACTCATCGGGAACGCCACAAGCATCATCTCGTAAACCCGCTCCACATTAGGATCGTTCGCCGCCTTCGCAATAATCTTCTTGCGGGCGTCTTCAAGAACTTCGACAGCGTAATTATAAGAACTTTCACTCATGGCCAAGGTGGTGAACGCCGCAAAACGTTCGTTCTTGGGCATGGATTCTACAGCACCGATAGCATGCTGAATGTATTCGCGGCGAATCTGGCGCAAAGAAATCGGCGGAATTTCGGCGGCATCGAGCATTTGCGAAGTTTCTTCGTAATGGTCGCCCACCTTCTTGATCAAATTCCATTCCAGAAGTTTCTTGACAGCGTCGCGGGCCTCTTCGGTCGTGATTTGCGGCGTAAGCATGCGGGCAAGCACCATATAGTCGTCGTGCCAGTCGGCATTCACCGCCATTTCGCGAACCACCGGATAGTACCACTTGCTAAAGTAGGCCTGTTCACGAGTAGTCACGTGTGTAAATTCGATTTGTTTGCGGATTTGGACAATCTGTTCCCAGGCGTTTTCGCGCTCGTTCACCTGTTGCGCCTGGTTGTACTGCACCAGGGCCTCGAAATACGCCTTCTGCAACGGCTCGAAATCCATCGCCTTCGCAATTTTATCGATAGACTTTGGCGTGAGGTTAAAGCGCCCGCGGATGACGTTCAGGCAGTAAGACGAACTGCTGAATCCCGCCTTCGCCGCGAAGAATCGGTGCGAAAAGACGGCGCGCATCTTTTTCTGTTCCTCGAAGTAGTCTTGCAGGAACTTGCGGAAGTCGTCGTAATCAAACAGATGTTCTAGCGCAATACACATAATCCTAAAATAAATAATTTTTACACACCAGGCAATAGCCCGAGAAAATTTTTACACACCCCAACGACCCTTAATGGGCATATTTTGATGTTCGTCACACAACCGAGACGAATCATGCCACAGAGGAAATTGTAAGAAAAGTTTACACAGCCGCTTTTGCCAACGTTTCGATTACATATTCACTGTACTTGACATCGCCCTTCGCGGCATTGCGCTTGAGGCCTTCAATTATCCAAACAGGCAAACGGAAAGACGCCATTTTGGTCTCGTTGCGTTTATGGCGCTCCTTGATCGCCTTGACGGTTTCTTCCCAGGGGCCGTCCGACACGATAGTTGAACCATTAGCAAGCCCTTCACGGAACTCGTCGGCCATATTACCGGCATATTCAAGAACTTCATCCTCAGTCATTATAGGATTTTGAGCTATTTTAAATTTTTCCATAGAATTTCCTCATCTTTATGAGCTCTACGAGCCGTAACGAATCTTTCAAAAGCGTGGTCTATGATTTTCATATTAAATTTACAATTTGTAATACATTTTGTCAATATTTTTGTAAAGGGGCTCAAAATAGTCACTCCATATACTATACACGCTTTTTTCGGGCCTCCGAGCACCTTCTTAAACAAAATTTTACAAC
This region includes:
- a CDS encoding TIGR02147 family protein — protein: MCIALEHLFDYDDFRKFLQDYFEEQKKMRAVFSHRFFAAKAGFSSSSYCLNVIRGRFNLTPKSIDKIAKAMDFEPLQKAYFEALVQYNQAQQVNERENAWEQIVQIRKQIEFTHVTTREQAYFSKWYYPVVREMAVNADWHDDYMVLARMLTPQITTEEARDAVKKLLEWNLIKKVGDHYEETSQMLDAAEIPPISLRQIRREYIQHAIGAVESMPKNERFAAFTTLAMSESSYNYAVEVLEDARKKIIAKAANDPNVERVYEMMLVAFPMSKKIEKEAK